One Thermogemmatispora onikobensis genomic region harbors:
- a CDS encoding KGG domain-containing protein — MMIGKTGRPRGLAALSPERRREIASKGGRTSQSRGTAHQWTAEEASAAGKKGSARYARRRAELQSQLT; from the coding sequence ATGATGATAGGCAAGACGGGGCGTCCGCGCGGGCTGGCCGCGCTCAGCCCCGAGCGTCGACGCGAGATTGCCAGCAAAGGGGGCCGCACCTCGCAATCGCGTGGCACGGCCCACCAGTGGACAGCAGAGGAGGCTTCAGCAGCGGGCAAGAAAGGCAGCGCCCGCTACGCACGTAGGCGCGCCGAGCTGCAAAGCCAGCTAACCTGA
- a CDS encoding bifunctional folylpolyglutamate synthase/dihydrofolate synthase yields the protein MNYQEALAYLYSLSDYERGGGYARDRNENLPRERCLLEAVGNPHQAYSCTLIAGTKGKGSTAAIIERVLREAGLRTGLYTQPDLHTFRERIRINGQLIGEEDVARLVPELRAAVESIEREGRFGPYITFEVATALAFLYFARQGVEHAVIEVGLGGRLDATNVTMPLVSVITSIGFDHMEVLGDTLSKIATEKAGIIKPQGTVVTSAQAPEALLAIAAVSERQQAELIRVGPAEGDPAQEEVRAGLLPPLRYRYALEARTPEGQRFTVETPSQVYRGLELSLLGQHQLENATAAIATLESLRHKGIQWTEEALRTGLRSVYWSARLEVIGREPLVVVDGAHTAESMQRLIEALRTTFHFRRLIVVLSTLRNKDVAGMVQALAGVDAVVITAVANPRTLRIEEIADQFSTHAPHVPLYRAETSRQAMDLAVQLAEADDAVCAAGSLYLAGEVLRWAAARGNQQVAATIEGVDHSG from the coding sequence GTGAACTATCAGGAAGCCCTTGCTTATCTCTACAGCCTCAGCGATTATGAGCGCGGCGGCGGTTATGCGCGCGATCGTAACGAAAATCTACCTCGCGAGCGTTGTCTGCTAGAGGCTGTGGGCAATCCGCACCAGGCCTACAGTTGCACCCTCATCGCGGGCACCAAGGGGAAAGGCTCGACGGCGGCCATCATTGAGCGTGTCTTGCGCGAGGCGGGTCTGCGGACCGGCCTCTATACGCAGCCGGATCTGCACACCTTTCGCGAGCGCATTCGTATCAATGGTCAGCTCATTGGCGAAGAAGATGTAGCCAGGCTCGTGCCCGAGCTGCGCGCCGCCGTCGAGAGCATTGAGCGAGAGGGGCGCTTTGGTCCCTACATCACCTTTGAAGTAGCGACCGCCCTGGCCTTTCTCTATTTCGCCCGCCAGGGAGTTGAGCATGCCGTGATCGAAGTCGGTCTCGGGGGGCGACTTGATGCCACCAATGTCACCATGCCGCTGGTCTCAGTCATCACCTCCATTGGCTTCGATCACATGGAGGTCCTGGGCGATACACTGAGTAAGATCGCCACCGAGAAGGCTGGCATCATCAAGCCGCAGGGGACAGTGGTCACCTCGGCTCAGGCCCCGGAAGCGCTGCTGGCCATTGCTGCCGTCAGCGAGCGGCAGCAGGCCGAGCTCATCCGCGTCGGGCCGGCGGAAGGTGATCCGGCGCAGGAAGAGGTCCGGGCAGGACTCCTGCCGCCGCTGCGTTACCGCTATGCCCTGGAAGCGCGCACTCCCGAGGGTCAGCGCTTTACCGTCGAGACTCCCTCGCAGGTCTATCGTGGGCTGGAGCTATCGCTGCTGGGCCAGCACCAGCTTGAGAATGCCACGGCGGCCATAGCCACCCTGGAGTCCTTGCGCCACAAAGGCATTCAGTGGACCGAGGAGGCCCTGCGGACAGGCTTGCGCTCCGTCTACTGGTCGGCGCGTCTGGAAGTCATTGGACGGGAGCCGCTGGTCGTAGTGGATGGCGCTCATACTGCCGAATCGATGCAGCGCCTCATCGAAGCGCTGCGGACCACCTTCCATTTCCGGCGGCTCATCGTGGTTCTCTCGACCCTGCGTAACAAAGACGTGGCGGGCATGGTCCAGGCTCTGGCCGGTGTTGATGCGGTTGTCATCACAGCCGTCGCCAATCCGCGCACGCTGCGCATCGAGGAAATTGCCGACCAGTTCAGCACTCATGCTCCTCATGTCCCCCTCTATCGCGCAGAGACCAGCCGTCAGGCAATGGACCTGGCGGTGCAGCTGGCTGAAGCCGACGACGCCGTCTGTGCCGCCGGCTCGCTCTATCTGGCTGGAGAAGTGCTGCGCTGGGCCGCGGCCCGAGGCAACCAGCAGGTGGCGGCCACCATCGAAGGTGTTGATCACTCAGGTTAG
- a CDS encoding long-chain fatty acid--CoA ligase, whose translation MQGLMMNYPLTLQHAFNRATRLFYRKEVVTQTENGLHRYTYADWGRRTMQLANALKEAGVVQGDRVATFAWNTYRHLELYFAIPCYGAVLHTLNIRLFPEQLVYIVNDAEDRVIFVDGDLVPALEQIADRLPTVKLYVVMGQPPYQPQKLHPVVDYEDFIATQPPTYTWPELDENTAAAMCYTSGTTGNPKGVVYSHRSIFLHSMGVGLADGPGLCEQDRVLPVVPMFHANAWGFPHAGVMMGSSIVMPGRFLDPLRIAQLMEKERVTLAAGVPTIWIGLLNVLEKEQFDFSALRAIVSGGSAVPQSLIEGLARKNLTIIHAWGMTETSPLASVARLRSYQRDLPAEEQFRIRAKQGTVVPGVDFRVVNIESGEEVPWDGQTFGELQVRGPWVARAYYKDAASGEKFVDGWLRTGDVAVVDADGMIQLVDRTKDLVKSGGEWISSVELENLIMGHPKVLEACVVGVPHPKWSERPIACVVPKPEFVGQVSAEEILEFLRPKVAKWWLPDEVIFVEAIPKTSVGKFDKKVLRAQYESRLAGQA comes from the coding sequence ATGCAAGGCTTAATGATGAACTACCCGCTGACGTTACAACACGCCTTCAATCGGGCCACTCGCCTGTTCTATCGCAAGGAGGTCGTGACGCAGACGGAGAATGGACTCCACCGTTACACCTACGCCGATTGGGGCAGGCGCACCATGCAGCTGGCCAATGCCCTCAAGGAAGCGGGCGTTGTCCAGGGCGACCGCGTTGCAACTTTTGCCTGGAATACCTATCGCCATCTGGAGCTCTATTTCGCCATCCCTTGTTATGGGGCCGTCCTGCACACGCTCAACATCCGCCTCTTCCCCGAGCAGCTGGTCTACATCGTCAACGACGCTGAAGACCGTGTGATCTTTGTCGATGGTGACCTGGTGCCGGCTTTGGAGCAAATTGCGGATCGTCTGCCGACGGTCAAGCTCTATGTGGTGATGGGGCAGCCACCCTATCAGCCTCAGAAGCTGCATCCCGTAGTGGACTACGAGGATTTCATTGCCACGCAGCCGCCGACCTATACCTGGCCCGAGCTCGATGAGAATACGGCGGCGGCCATGTGCTATACCTCCGGTACCACGGGTAACCCCAAAGGTGTGGTCTATAGCCATCGCTCGATCTTCCTGCACTCGATGGGGGTGGGCCTGGCCGATGGCCCCGGCCTCTGTGAGCAGGATCGTGTCCTGCCGGTTGTGCCGATGTTCCACGCCAATGCCTGGGGCTTCCCGCATGCGGGTGTCATGATGGGATCAAGCATTGTGATGCCGGGACGCTTTCTTGATCCCCTGCGCATTGCCCAGCTCATGGAGAAGGAGCGCGTGACGCTCGCCGCTGGTGTGCCCACGATCTGGATCGGCCTGCTCAACGTTTTGGAGAAGGAGCAGTTTGATTTCTCTGCTCTGCGTGCCATTGTCAGCGGCGGCTCGGCGGTACCCCAGTCGCTGATCGAGGGTCTGGCGCGCAAGAACCTGACAATTATTCACGCCTGGGGCATGACCGAGACCTCGCCACTGGCTTCCGTTGCACGCCTGCGCAGCTATCAGCGTGATCTGCCTGCCGAAGAGCAGTTCCGCATTCGTGCCAAGCAGGGTACCGTTGTGCCTGGCGTTGACTTCCGTGTAGTTAACATTGAAAGTGGCGAAGAAGTCCCCTGGGATGGTCAGACCTTCGGTGAGCTGCAGGTGCGCGGCCCCTGGGTAGCGCGAGCGTACTATAAAGACGCGGCTTCCGGCGAGAAGTTTGTCGATGGCTGGCTGCGCACAGGCGATGTGGCCGTCGTCGATGCTGATGGCATGATCCAACTCGTCGACCGTACCAAGGATCTAGTCAAGTCGGGTGGCGAGTGGATCTCTTCGGTGGAGCTAGAGAATCTGATTATGGGTCATCCCAAGGTGCTAGAAGCCTGCGTGGTAGGGGTGCCTCATCCGAAGTGGTCAGAGCGCCCGATTGCCTGTGTTGTCCCCAAGCCGGAGTTTGTCGGCCAGGTGAGTGCCGAGGAGATTCTGGAGTTCCTGCGCCCCAAGGTCGCCAAGTGGTGGCTGCCAGACGAAGTGATCTTTGTGGAAGCCATCCCCAAGACCAGTGTGGGCAAGTTCGATAAGAAGGTATTGCGGGCCCAGTACGAGTCACGTCTGGCCGGCCAGGCCTAG
- a CDS encoding polyprenyl synthetase family protein has translation MASSRTVQTTLQRYREEIQAALREAVAHATASTGAEASRLLQDYYGQMRYHLGWVDAQLHPISVQTGKLLRPTLLLLSYEAAGAWGQLPLEGEPRRYLQRALPAAAAIELTHNFTLIHDDIVDEDSERHHRPTVWKLWGVPQAINAGDGMFALSRLALWSVLEAGVDPALAARLAALLDRTCLTIAEGQYLDMLFETRMDVSVDAYIEMIRRKTAALMACAAEMGALLGTQEAETVERLRHFGEALGLAFQVRDDLLGVWASLDELGKNPAGDIYRRKKSLPVLHALAHAQPADRERLQALYQHSAPLSREQVDEILAIFARTKTRSYCQAFLAEQCRRARATLEAVPAPSTPLARRARNDLEAFVDFIEAASQS, from the coding sequence ATGGCCAGCTCACGTACTGTTCAAACAACGCTCCAGCGTTACCGCGAGGAGATCCAGGCTGCACTCAGGGAGGCTGTGGCGCATGCCACAGCCTCTACAGGGGCAGAGGCTTCCAGGCTGCTGCAGGATTACTATGGCCAGATGCGCTATCATTTGGGCTGGGTTGACGCCCAGCTGCATCCCATCAGCGTTCAGACGGGCAAGCTTTTGCGTCCTACCTTGCTGCTCCTCTCTTACGAAGCTGCCGGGGCCTGGGGACAGCTTCCTCTCGAGGGTGAGCCACGTCGCTACCTTCAGCGGGCCCTGCCCGCGGCGGCGGCTATCGAACTGACTCATAATTTCACGCTTATCCACGACGATATCGTGGATGAGGATAGCGAGCGCCACCACCGCCCGACGGTCTGGAAGCTGTGGGGTGTGCCCCAGGCAATCAATGCTGGCGATGGCATGTTCGCGCTCAGCCGTCTGGCCCTGTGGAGTGTCCTGGAGGCCGGGGTCGATCCAGCGCTCGCTGCTCGCCTGGCTGCCCTGCTCGACCGTACCTGTCTGACGATCGCAGAGGGTCAGTATCTCGATATGCTCTTCGAGACACGTATGGATGTCTCGGTCGACGCCTACATTGAAATGATTCGACGTAAAACCGCTGCCTTGATGGCCTGCGCGGCAGAGATGGGGGCCTTACTGGGCACCCAGGAGGCCGAGACAGTAGAGCGACTACGTCATTTTGGTGAGGCTCTGGGCCTGGCCTTCCAGGTGCGTGACGACCTGCTGGGTGTCTGGGCCAGCCTGGATGAGCTGGGCAAGAATCCCGCTGGCGATATCTACCGACGCAAAAAGAGTCTGCCGGTTCTCCATGCCCTGGCCCATGCCCAACCGGCTGACCGCGAGCGGCTGCAGGCCCTGTATCAGCACAGCGCTCCCTTGAGTCGAGAGCAGGTAGACGAGATCCTGGCAATCTTTGCGCGCACGAAGACACGTTCCTACTGCCAGGCCTTTCTGGCCGAGCAATGCCGCCGGGCGCGTGCCACGCTGGAGGCTGTCCCTGCGCCATCCACTCCACTGGCCAGGCGCGCCCGAAACGACTTAGAAGCCTTTGTAGACTTCATCGAAGCGGCCAGCCAAAGCTAG
- the folP gene encoding dihydropteroate synthase — protein sequence MSVAAAATVPLPPTIWDRYHLDWGRRTYVMGIVNVTPDSFAGDGLLPTGAGSLSDPAVRDQVVQRAVAQAQQFVVEGATFIDVGGESTRPGASPISSAEEQERVLPVIRALRAALPEDIIISIDTYRAEVARQALEAGANLINDIWGLRADPEMAALAAERGVPVVLMANMRGFQKRDIVSDVLRFLAGSIEIALAAGVAWERIIIDPGIGFGTTPEENLTLLRRLSELRSLGRPLLLGTSRKSTIGLVLGGLPPQERVEGTAATVALGIAQGADIVRVHDVREIMRVVRMSDAIVRGAFSLPNS from the coding sequence ATGTCTGTAGCAGCAGCGGCAACCGTACCGCTACCGCCGACAATCTGGGATCGCTATCACCTCGACTGGGGTCGACGCACCTACGTCATGGGCATTGTCAACGTTACTCCCGACTCCTTTGCCGGCGACGGCCTGCTTCCCACAGGGGCAGGCTCCTTAAGCGATCCCGCCGTGCGCGACCAGGTAGTGCAGCGTGCTGTCGCGCAGGCTCAGCAGTTTGTTGTCGAAGGAGCGACCTTTATCGATGTCGGAGGAGAGTCGACACGTCCAGGTGCCTCGCCGATTTCGTCCGCTGAAGAGCAAGAGCGAGTCCTGCCGGTAATTCGGGCCTTGCGGGCAGCCTTGCCCGAAGACATCATTATTTCCATCGACACCTATCGGGCCGAGGTTGCGCGCCAGGCGCTGGAGGCCGGGGCCAACCTGATCAACGATATCTGGGGCCTGCGCGCTGACCCTGAGATGGCGGCTCTGGCTGCCGAGCGGGGTGTCCCCGTCGTCCTCATGGCTAATATGCGCGGCTTTCAGAAGCGCGACATTGTGAGCGACGTCCTGCGCTTCCTGGCGGGCAGCATCGAGATCGCCCTCGCAGCAGGAGTGGCCTGGGAGCGCATCATCATTGACCCGGGCATTGGATTTGGTACCACGCCTGAAGAGAATCTGACCCTGCTCCGACGCCTGAGCGAGCTGCGCAGCCTTGGGCGTCCTCTGTTACTTGGGACGTCGCGGAAATCGACCATCGGCCTGGTGCTGGGCGGTCTTCCGCCCCAGGAGCGTGTCGAAGGCACTGCCGCTACAGTAGCGCTTGGCATTGCCCAGGGAGCCGACATCGTCCGTGTTCACGATGTGCGTGAAATAATGCGCGTTGTCAGAATGAGCGATGCTATTGTGCGTGGTGCCTTTTCTCTTCCAAATTCCTGA